The Anopheles bellator unplaced genomic scaffold, idAnoBellAS_SP24_06.2 scaffold01612_ctg1, whole genome shotgun sequence genome has a segment encoding these proteins:
- the LOC131214622 gene encoding UDP-glucosyltransferase 2-like encodes MAYRSVWILLAAVAVSQAENILFMSGVPSPSHYIWLRPLMNEMGKRGHNVTVISADVEKKPPANLTYIHLENFYSTMYNTSMRQKLDFFAMANDSPTKMLSFFDEFGLDLCEAAIKSEGLHSLLAYPQDFKFDLFVSDYMIGPCISSIILHRFKGVPYIPSSPYNAPSTAAAVLGAYSYSGLVPNHVFDAPESMSFVQRVKNLYYDLYEMTLHEIFLHPEADRIFHKLYPSAPSTRTYYKNVKLSFINVNPIIQYKEPMMPNMIPVGGMQIQPAKPLPADLLKVVEGAKNGFILFSLGSNARSDLLGPERITNILTAMGRLSQYQFLWKFESDEAKLPMKVPKNVYIRAWMPQNDLLAHPNIKLFITHSGLLSTHEAIWNSVPIIGFPVFADQFRNINYCVDAGIGKRLSIHSFQANELVTAVREILGGNQYAARMKQVSRLFRDQPETPLQRAVWWCEWVLRNPDADLLQSPAVYMSWFRKYSYDVITFVLATVLILAIVAWKAVVALSKMQIMSNGKSKSE; translated from the exons ATGGCTTACCGATCGGTCTGGATTTTGCTGGCTGCAGTCGCCGTTTCCCAGGCGGAAAATATTCTCTTCATGTCTGGCGTTCCTTCCCCGAGTCATTACATATG GCTTCGACCACTGATGAACGAGATGGGAAAACGAGGCCACAACGTGACGGTGATCAGTGCGGATGTGGAGAAGAAACCGCCAGCGAACTTGACCTACATTCATCTGGAGAACTTCTACAGCACCATGTACAATACCTCGATGCGACAGAAGTTGGACTTTTTCGCTATGGCCAACGACAGCCCGACTAAAATGTTAAGTTTTTTTGATGAGTTCGGTTTGGACCTCTGTGAAGCAGCCATCAAGTCTGAAGGGCTGCACTCGCTTCTGGCCTATCCGCAGGACTTTaagttcgatttgtttgtgagTGATTATATGATCGGTCCGTGCATTTCCTCGATCATTTTGCACCGCTTCAAGGGTGTTCCATATatcccgtcgtcgccgtatAATGCTCCGTCGACAGCTGCGGCAGTGCTCGGTGCCTATTCTTACTCCGGGCTAGTTCCAAACCATGTCTTCGatgcaccggaatcgatgaGTTTTGTACAGCGAGTGAAGAATCTTTACTACGATTTGTATGAAATGACACTGCACGAGATCTTTCTCCACCCGGAAGCGGAccgaattttccacaaactctATCCGAGCGCCCCGAGCACCAGGACTTATTACAAAAACGTGAAACTGTCCTTCATCAACGTCAATCCGATTATCCAGTACAAGGAACCGATGATGCCGAATATGATACCGGTCGGTGGAATGCAAATTCAGCCAGCGAAGCCACTGCCAGCGGATCTCCTCAAAGTGGTCGAAGGAGCCAAAAATGGATTCATTCTCTTCTCGCTCGGCAGCAATGCCCGTAGCGATCTGCTGGGTCCCGAGCGCATTACCAACATTCTTACCGCGATGGGGCGACTCTCCCAGTATCAGTTCCTGTGGAAGTTTGAATCCGACGAGGCCAAGCTACCGATGAAGGTGCCCAAAAATGTGTACATTCGTGCCTGGATGCCACAGAACGATTTACTGGCCCATCCCAACATTAAGCTGTTCATCACGCACAGCGGACTATTGAGCACCCACGAGGCGATCTGGAACAGCGTGCCGATCATCGGATTCCCCGTTTTTGCCGACCAGTTTCGGAACATCAACTACTGCGTTGATGCCGGTATCGGTAAGCGACTTTCGATACACAGCTTCCAGGCCAACGAGCTGGTGACCGCCGTCAGAGAGATTTTGGGAGGAAACCAGTACGCCGCAAGGATGAAGCAAGTGTCGCGCCTGTTCCGAGACCAACCGGAGACGCCACTGCAGAGGGCAGTTTGGTGGTGCGAATGGGTGCTACGGAACCCGGACGCTGACCTACTCCAATCGCCTGCCGTCTACATGAGCTGGTTCCGGAA